The genome window CAATACTGGGGGACTTTAAATGCCGGTTCTCTCCAGTATTGCAGTGCGGCGAAACAGCGATTTACACTCTTCCCCCAGTATTGGGGGGCTAGGGGGGCGATACAACTGTACTTTTCACGACTGATCCAGCCAGTGACAATTTTTTGTTATTGCACCTTTTCCATTTCCTTTCGAGCCGGCAAAAAGTGATGAAATCGAATTCCGAAGAAAAGATCATAAAGGAAACCCAAAAAGTCTTTTCCTTTCAGCAATCCCAAACTTTGAGCGCAACCTTTTTCATCTAACAAAGGCTTCATCGCCCAGTAAGCTGACTCGTAGTAATACCAAGGAACCGAAGGCCATAAATGATGAACTAAATGATAATTTTGCCCCATAATCAGGACATTTAGAACCTTGTTGGGGTAAACTCTGGCATTTTTCCACCGGCTGCGTTCTTCAAAAGGCCGATGAGGCAGATAATCAAAAAATAAACCGAGTGTGATTCCCACAACTAATGTGGGTAATCCCCAGTAAGTGAGAAAATAGCTAAATAAATCGTGCTGGCAGGCGAAATAAACCACAGAGAAGAACACCAGCCGGCTCAAAAACCATTCCAACAGCTCATTTTTCTGCCACAGACGCCTTGTGAAAAAGAAGATTTCGTGATAGAAAAAACGAGCAGCAATCAACCAAAGTGGGCCGCCGGTGGAAACAAAGTGATCCGGGTCGTTTTTCGGGTCATTCACATGGGCGTGATGCTGTAGGTGGACGCGGGTGAATACCGGAAAGGAAAAACCCAAAATCAAGGCGCTACCATGCCCTAAAACTGCGTTGGTGATGCGGTTGCGGTGGGCAACGTTATGACAGGCATCGTGAATCACTGTGCCGGCCATGTGTGCCGCAAGCACATTAATACAAAAGCAACACCACCCCGGCCAGTTCCAAAACCAATAGCCGGTGTGGGAACTGAAGAACATTACGACTGACGCCACAAACATCAGTAGCGTGGGATTCAAGTCGCCCGGAGGGCCGAGGAATTCTTTCGGAACTGTCAGCGGCTGCCGGTGCTGCGACATTTTTTTTGTAACTCCTTGTGACTTACTCACGCGTAGTATACGATACAAATGTCTAAAAATAAAGTTTTATTACGAAATCTCATTCGGTAATCACGCTTAAGTAAGAAATCTTAAAAGATTCTCAGGCTGCTTAAACATTGATGCTCTGACAGGGTGCCGGCGCAAGAAAAGACTACTGGTGGCTCCTTTACAGTATCCTAAGCCTAGCAGTTGAGTTCGCAGTGAACATTTTTAGCACTGCTAAATATTGTATGAATTTAAATATTGTCTAAATTCAAGAATCGGGGTGTGTTGAATTCCCGGATAATTTGCTTAGAAATCTCTTTGATACCACAACCTTCACGTTTAAAAAGTTAAATTTTTCTAGAGTTATTTAGAACAATCGTTAATAAATCAAACGTGTCCGTTCCATTTGAAGCCCAGCTGTAGGATTTTCAACGATAAAACCCACAAGTGATTGGGCTGGCACGTCAACGCAGAATAGGGATTTTAGGCTATTCAGTGAAGTTATCTCATGACAATTACTAACTCTTGGTTCAATCGGTTATCCTCCGTCTTTCCTTTCCCCAATCAAGCACAGGCAAGTCAAATTGGAGATCCGCAACAGCAAAGCGCTCTGTTACGCAAAATTATAGACCGCATCCGCAACTCGCTGGAGTTGAAAGTGGTATTGCAAACCGCAGTGAATGAAGTGGGCAGTTTACTGCAAGTGGAACGCTGTAGTTTTCTTTGGTATTACAACGATACACAGCGGGTGCAAGTGGTGTGCGAACGGCTTGGCAGCAATCAAAAACCGTCTCAATTAGGATACTATCCCCTAGAAAGCTTTGGGGCAGCGGCAACGGCGATTGCTGAGGGGGCTTTAATTATTAATTATGGGCCAGAAAGCAACCCGGCTGGTGTGAGTGCAGTGGCGCGATTAATGTCTTGGTTGCCGCTTCGCAAAACACCACCGGCAGCAAGCGGATCGCAGAATTCCCAGCCGCAAACGTCGTGTCAATTGCTGGGCGCTGTTGCTAATTTGTTGGTGCCGGTGAAAAGTCAATCCGGCTGGATCGGCTTTATTGCCTGTTTATGTGAACAACCCCGGCAGTGGAGTGCAGAGGAAATTGAGTTTCTTCAGTCAATGGCGCAACAACTAGAAATTGCGATTCGCCAAGCTCAACTGTATGAGCAAACGCAAAAACAAGCCGCGCGTGAGCGGTTGGTTAACCAAATTACCACCCAAACCCGTCAGAGTTTAAATCTGGAAACGATTTTAACTGAGGCAATCGCCCAGCTAATGGAAGCGCTGAAGGCAGATCGCTGCTTGGTGCATTTAGTTGAGGATCTTGAAGACGGGAAGTTGAGTTACCCACTTTCGGAAGAGGATGTGGATGCAGCAGCGGAGGGAGTCGCCTTTAGACGCCGGCATCTGTTTGAAGTTTGCCGAGATCCGTTTTCTCCCTCTGTGCATGAATTTGACACGCATGGGCCAATTAGTCAGTGGGTGATTGAACACCGGCAACTGGTAGCAATCTCGGATGTGGCGCAAGATCCTCGCATCGGCAGTAATAATGCTGAGTATAAACGGGCGAAAATTCAATCTTCTCTCGTCGTGCCGGTGCAGGCAAACGGTCAACTGCACGCAATTTTGTATCTCAATCAATGTTCGCACACGCGCTATTGGTCTAAAAATGATCGGGACTTAGCGCAAGCAGTGGCGGATCAATTGGCGATTTCTATTCATCAAGCTTATCTCTACGCTCAAGCACACGCTGCGGCTGCCACAGCAACGGCTCAAGCCCAACAATTAGGGCAACTGCTTCATGATTTGCAGCAAAGTCAGGCGCAATTAATTCAAACAGAAAAAATGTCAAGTCTCGGTCAGTTGGTGGCGGGAGTGGCGCACGAAATCAACAACCCCGTAAATTTTATCTACGGCAATCTTAACTATGCGAACAATTACATCAAAGAGTTGTTACAACTGGTGATGCTTTACCAAAAGCATTATCCCCATCCAGTGTCTGAAATTGAGGAGATGACAGAAGAGATTGACCTTGATTTCTTGAATGAAGATTTACCAAAACTGCTGGCGTCGATGAAAATGGGGGCTGATCGAATTCGCCAGATTGTGTTGTCCCTGCGGAATTTTTCACGACTTGACCAAGCGGAAATGAAGCGGGTAGATTTGCATGAAGGGCTGGATAATACGCTGTTAATTTTGCAAAACCGGCTCAAGGCTCATGGGGCATATCCGGGTGTTGAAGTGGTGAAGGAATACGGTCAGTTGCCGCAAGTCGAGTGTTATGCCGGCCAAATGAATCAGGTATTTATGAATATCCTCAGCAATGCCATTGATGCGCTTGAAGAATCAGTGCTGAGTGGTTATTGGAAAACCGGCAAACTCACAGAATCAGCCAGTCCGACGATTTGGATTCACACAGAGATATCGCACCCCAATTATGTGACGGTGCGGATTGCGGATAATGGGCCGGGGATGAGTGAAAGCGTAAGATCGCGATTGTTTGACCCGTTTTTCACGACAAAGCCGGTGGGCAAAGGTACGGGATTGGGTTTGTCTATTAGTTATCAAATTGTGGTGGATAAGCACGGCGGTGCGATTGTTTGCCTGTCAGAACCGGGACAGGGAACTGAGTTTAGAATTGATATCCCCGTCGGGCCGGCTTTGAAACAGTGTGAGGTGCCGGCAGAACTCAAATCTGTGGCAGGGGTTTCGGCTTGAGGAAGCAACTGTTGCCGGCACTGCTTGCCAAGCTTAAATTTACCTGAGATAAAAACTAGCATCAATCACTAGAGCAAAGATAATTTTCAGTCTGTTTTAGTGAATATTCACCCGCTGTTTCCGGGAGAGTTTCCTGTTGGTAAAAGTTTGTAATGAGGGCTTGACAACCGAACGCAGCAGTGAGATCATCGATTCTACTCTTAAGGAACTTGCTTTCAAATTCAAGATTAAGACATCGAATCATCTTTTTTCTTGAATCAGATTTGAGTTCGCTAAAAAATTTTCCTAGCTAAGGAAAATCCTCGTTTAAAACTTCATCACTTAACTCAGTTGAAATTGCCCTCATCGACATTTTTTAGTTAATCAGGAAAAATATATTTAATGTTGGACAGCACCGGACTTTTTGACGAAAGCTTTTATCTAGAGAGCAACCTGGATGTGGCTGAGGCTGTGAAGAGTGGAGCCTTTAGCAGTGGATTTGCTCACTTTAAAGAGTATGGCCGGTTTGAAGGCCGCGATCCAAACGAACTGTTTAACACCGGCTTTTATTTAGAAAACAATCCAGATATTGCTGCCGCCGTTGAAGGTAATAAAATTACAGCCTTCGATCATTTTATTAAATTTGGTCAATTTGAGGAACGCGATCCGAATTCTCTGTTTAACACCCGGATTTATCTAGAACGAAACCCAGATGTTGCCGCTGTTGTCGAAAAAGATAAACTCACCGGCATTGAACATTTTGTTAAATTTGGTATTAATGAAGGCCGCGATCCAGCTCAAGCGTTGCAAGTGTTAAACACGCTTCTGGTTGGCAATAGCCGAGGGAATAATGTGCAACGCGTTGATGCCAAAACCGGCGAAATTTTAGGGGAATTTATCCCAGCGAACAGTGGCGGTTTGTTGGCTCCAGATACCTTGATTTACGGCCCGGATGGCAACGGTGATGGCATCCAAGACCTTTATATCAGTAGTGGAGATAAGCCGGCAACTTCTCAAGAACAAGGTGCTTCCGCTGTCTTGCGCTATGACGGGGTAACGGGAGAATTTATTGATGCGTTTGTCGGGGATAATCCTAACACACCAAATGTGGATGAAACCGGCGGATTGCACCGGCCTTATGGTTTTGCTTTTGGCGAGGATGGGAATCTTTATGTCAGCAGTTTCTTGACTGATAGCATCCTGCGCTACAACAGCACAACCGGCCAGTTTATTGATGTTTTTGCAACTGGAAACGCGCAAGCCGGTGGGCTGAATGGGCCAAATGGTCTGCTTTTTGCCCCGGATGGGAATCTTTACGTGACGACTCAAGGAAGTGTTGCACGGGACGGTGAACCTGATTTTAGCGCCGGCTTGCCGAGTCAGGTGTTGCGCTTCAACCCGCAAACCAGGCAGTCGGAAGTGTTTGCGTCGCCGGCAACTCCACCGGATGGCGCGGGGTTTGTGAGCCTTTTAGGAATGGCAATTGGGCCTAAAGATGGCGATCTTTATGTCAGTGATTTTGCCAATGATATTCGGCGTTATGACTTAGAAACGCGGGAATTGGTTAAGGTTTTGCCGACTAATTACACGGGTACTTCACCCAGTCAGAATTTCACCGGCAGTTTAGCATTTTCTCCGAATGGTAATCTTTTTACGGTTGGTTTTGATTATAGTGAGGGGGCAAATAATCGGGGTGCAATTTTGCGCTATGAGGGAACGAATGGTAATTCTTTGCCTTCATCGGGTAATCAAGGAGCGATTTTTGTTGCGCCTAATGATGATTTAGTTCGCCCGATTGGGATGACTTTTTTTGTAGGCTAAAAGATTTTTTTAACCACAGATGATAGCGCAGCGTGCCGTTAGGCATACAGAGATGTGTTGTCTGTTGTTGTCAGAGATATGGGGGGATTTTTTTTAACCGCAGATGCACGCAGATAAACGCAGATGGGTTATCTGTTGGTGGCAGAGATATGGGGGGATTTT of Microcoleus sp. FACHB-68 contains these proteins:
- the crtR gene encoding beta-carotene hydroxylase; amino-acid sequence: MSQHRQPLTVPKEFLGPPGDLNPTLLMFVASVVMFFSSHTGYWFWNWPGWCCFCINVLAAHMAGTVIHDACHNVAHRNRITNAVLGHGSALILGFSFPVFTRVHLQHHAHVNDPKNDPDHFVSTGGPLWLIAARFFYHEIFFFTRRLWQKNELLEWFLSRLVFFSVVYFACQHDLFSYFLTYWGLPTLVVGITLGLFFDYLPHRPFEERSRWKNARVYPNKVLNVLIMGQNYHLVHHLWPSVPWYYYESAYWAMKPLLDEKGCAQSLGLLKGKDFLGFLYDLFFGIRFHHFLPARKEMEKVQ
- a CDS encoding GAF domain-containing protein: MTITNSWFNRLSSVFPFPNQAQASQIGDPQQQSALLRKIIDRIRNSLELKVVLQTAVNEVGSLLQVERCSFLWYYNDTQRVQVVCERLGSNQKPSQLGYYPLESFGAAATAIAEGALIINYGPESNPAGVSAVARLMSWLPLRKTPPAASGSQNSQPQTSCQLLGAVANLLVPVKSQSGWIGFIACLCEQPRQWSAEEIEFLQSMAQQLEIAIRQAQLYEQTQKQAARERLVNQITTQTRQSLNLETILTEAIAQLMEALKADRCLVHLVEDLEDGKLSYPLSEEDVDAAAEGVAFRRRHLFEVCRDPFSPSVHEFDTHGPISQWVIEHRQLVAISDVAQDPRIGSNNAEYKRAKIQSSLVVPVQANGQLHAILYLNQCSHTRYWSKNDRDLAQAVADQLAISIHQAYLYAQAHAAAATATAQAQQLGQLLHDLQQSQAQLIQTEKMSSLGQLVAGVAHEINNPVNFIYGNLNYANNYIKELLQLVMLYQKHYPHPVSEIEEMTEEIDLDFLNEDLPKLLASMKMGADRIRQIVLSLRNFSRLDQAEMKRVDLHEGLDNTLLILQNRLKAHGAYPGVEVVKEYGQLPQVECYAGQMNQVFMNILSNAIDALEESVLSGYWKTGKLTESASPTIWIHTEISHPNYVTVRIADNGPGMSESVRSRLFDPFFTTKPVGKGTGLGLSISYQIVVDKHGGAIVCLSEPGQGTEFRIDIPVGPALKQCEVPAELKSVAGVSA